A region of Petrotoga miotherma DSM 10691 DNA encodes the following proteins:
- a CDS encoding MFS transporter has protein sequence MTKVQKRNFLLYSTGRLVSLIGSGVQLIALPLYILDLTGSGTLMGTFTFLSMVPGLIFSPIAGVLGDRMNRKKIMVNMDYLRGIIILFMAYSAYQGWMNIAFIFTAQVFISILDSVFGGSTGAMLPDLVPIEFLTKANSVNSSINSVSNIIGPILGGIIYGFGGIKVVFLINGISFVISAISEMFITYVPHFEGKQKISFKSMFSDIKEGLVFIRGRKGLKELFLFAMIANFIMSPIFMIVFPYVLRQEIGFTSEQYGITQSSFTLGILIGSILIGTIFYKSNPKKSMTLGLIAEAIMFFIISGLFFPNIVTKFGGASWTLLIILYINLMLIGVCNAFINIPINTNLQKMTPTKVRSRVFTVLGLISQGAIPVGSLIFGTLLDLMRGYQLTLFASIASAIVTILFLKIAPEETFNPKPVTEEV, from the coding sequence ATGACAAAAGTGCAAAAAAGAAACTTTTTGCTATACTCCACAGGTAGGCTTGTATCTTTAATAGGAAGTGGCGTACAATTGATTGCTTTACCACTGTATATTCTTGATCTTACAGGCTCTGGAACCCTTATGGGTACGTTTACTTTTTTAAGCATGGTTCCAGGATTGATTTTTTCACCGATAGCAGGGGTTTTAGGAGATCGAATGAATCGAAAGAAAATTATGGTGAATATGGACTATTTACGAGGGATAATTATACTTTTTATGGCATATTCAGCCTATCAAGGTTGGATGAACATTGCCTTTATCTTCACTGCCCAAGTATTTATTTCTATATTAGACAGTGTTTTCGGTGGCTCAACCGGTGCGATGCTCCCAGACTTGGTTCCTATTGAATTCCTCACAAAAGCTAATTCGGTAAATTCTTCAATAAATAGTGTTTCTAATATTATAGGACCCATCCTCGGAGGAATCATATACGGATTTGGCGGAATAAAAGTTGTGTTTCTTATAAATGGAATTTCTTTCGTTATTTCTGCTATAAGCGAAATGTTTATTACTTACGTACCACATTTTGAAGGTAAGCAGAAAATATCTTTTAAATCCATGTTTTCAGACATCAAAGAAGGCTTAGTTTTTATAAGAGGAAGAAAGGGTTTGAAAGAACTGTTTTTGTTTGCAATGATTGCCAATTTTATAATGTCACCAATTTTTATGATTGTCTTTCCTTATGTATTAAGGCAAGAAATTGGATTTACTAGTGAACAGTATGGAATCACACAATCTTCTTTTACCTTGGGGATACTAATTGGCAGTATTTTAATTGGCACTATTTTTTATAAGAGTAATCCCAAAAAATCGATGACACTTGGTTTAATAGCAGAAGCCATTATGTTTTTCATCATTTCAGGTTTATTTTTTCCTAATATCGTTACCAAATTCGGAGGTGCATCATGGACTTTATTAATAATTTTGTACATAAACCTTATGCTTATAGGCGTGTGTAATGCTTTTATAAATATACCTATTAATACCAACCTGCAAAAAATGACACCAACCAAAGTAAGATCTCGTGTTTTTACAGTTTTGGGGTTGATTTCTCAAGGAGCTATACCTGTTGGCTCGTTGATATTTGGCACTCTTTTAGATTTAATGAGGGGATATCAACTTACACTGTTTGCAAGCATAGCATCAGCTATTGTAACCATCCTTTTTTTAAAAATTGCACCAGAAGAAACCTTTAATCCCAAACCTGTTACTGAAGAAGTATAA
- a CDS encoding ATP-binding cassette domain-containing protein produces MALNTKRRGNEPLFNMTVKENIMLDDEFTQEEFMKAVKKAKVDKFIGLLDEGYDTVVGERGSKLSDGQRQRVAIARALIRKPKILILDEATSGVDSQTEEEIFDELKEYEMTLIIISHRLSTIRKADKVILLKDGEIRGEGAHEELLKNSPIYREIIESQLVV; encoded by the coding sequence ATGGCTTTAAACACAAAACGAAGGGGTAATGAACCCTTATTCAACATGACGGTCAAAGAAAATATAATGTTGGATGATGAATTCACCCAAGAAGAATTCATGAAGGCGGTAAAGAAAGCGAAGGTAGATAAATTCATAGGACTTTTAGATGAAGGATACGACACGGTAGTGGGGGAAAGGGGAAGTAAGTTATCTGATGGGCAAAGGCAGAGAGTAGCAATAGCAAGAGCATTGATAAGGAAACCAAAGATATTGATATTGGATGAAGCAACGTCAGGGGTAGATTCTCAAACAGAAGAAGAAATATTCGATGAATTGAAAGAGTATGAAATGACTTTGATAATAATATCCCACAGATTATCGACGATAAGAAAAGCAGACAAGGTGATATTATTGAAAGATGGGGAGATAAGAGGAGAAGGAGCACACGAAGAGTTACTAAAAAATTCTCCCATTTACAGAGAAATAATAGAAAGTCAGTTGGTTGTATGA
- a CDS encoding MFS transporter yields MTKEQKRNFWLYSTGRLVSLIGTGVQMIALPLYILDLTGSGTLMGTFSLLSMLPGLIFSPIAGVLGDRMNRKKIMVNMDYLRGIIILFMAYSAYQGWMNIAFIFTAQVFISILDSIFGGSTEAMFPDLVPIDFLTKANSVNSSINSVSRIIGPILGGIIYGFGGIKVVFLINGISFVISAISEMFITYVPHFEGKQKISFKSMFSDIKEGVIFIKGRKGLKELLLFVMIVNFLLAPILTIVLPYVLRQEIGFTSEQYGITQSSFTVGILIGSILIGTIFSKNNPKKSVTLGLTVEAIMLFIISGLFFPNIVTKFGGASWTLLIILYINLMLIGVSNAFINIPIDTNMQKMTPTKVRSRVFTVVGLIAQGAVPVGAQIYGILLDLMRGYQIALFASIVSVIVIILFLKIAPEETFNPKPVNKEA; encoded by the coding sequence ATGACAAAAGAGCAAAAAAGAAACTTTTGGCTATACTCCACAGGTAGGCTCGTATCTTTAATAGGAACTGGCGTACAAATGATTGCTTTACCGCTTTATATTCTTGATCTTACAGGCTCTGGAACCCTTATGGGTACATTTTCTCTTTTAAGTATGCTGCCAGGCTTGATTTTTTCACCGATAGCAGGGGTTTTGGGAGATCGAATGAATCGAAAGAAAATTATGGTGAATATGGACTATTTACGAGGGATAATTATACTTTTTATGGCATATTCAGCCTATCAAGGTTGGATGAACATCGCCTTTATCTTCACTGCCCAAGTATTTATTTCTATATTAGACAGTATTTTCGGCGGCTCAACCGAGGCAATGTTTCCCGACTTAGTTCCTATTGATTTCCTCACCAAAGCTAATTCGGTAAATTCTTCAATAAATAGTGTTTCTAGAATTATAGGACCAATCCTTGGAGGAATCATATATGGATTTGGGGGAATCAAAGTTGTATTTCTTATAAATGGAATTTCTTTCGTTATTTCTGCTATAAGCGAAATGTTTATTACTTACGTACCACATTTTGAAGGTAAGCAGAAAATATCCTTTAAATCTATGTTTTCAGACATCAAAGAGGGAGTAATTTTTATAAAGGGAAGAAAAGGTTTGAAAGAATTACTTTTGTTTGTAATGATTGTCAATTTTTTATTGGCACCGATTCTTACGATTGTGCTTCCTTATGTATTAAGGCAAGAAATTGGATTTACGAGCGAACAGTATGGAATCACTCAATCTTCTTTTACCGTGGGGATACTAATTGGCAGTATTTTAATTGGTACTATTTTTTCTAAAAATAATCCGAAAAAATCGGTGACACTCGGTTTAACAGTAGAGGCAATTATGTTATTCATCATTTCAGGTTTATTTTTTCCTAATATCGTTACCAAATTCGGAGGTGCATCATGGACTTTATTAATAATTTTGTACATAAACCTTATGCTAATAGGCGTGAGCAATGCTTTTATAAATATACCTATTGATACCAACATGCAAAAAATGACACCAACCAAAGTAAGATCTCGTGTTTTTACGGTTGTGGGGTTGATTGCTCAAGGAGCTGTACCTGTTGGTGCACAAATATATGGTATTCTTTTAGATTTAATGAGGGGATATCAAATTGCACTGTTTGCAAGCATAGTATCAGTTATTGTAATTATCCTATTTTTAAAAATTGCACCAGAAGAAACGTTCAATCCTAAACCTGTTAATAAAGAAGCGTGA
- a CDS encoding NifB/NifX family molybdenum-iron cluster-binding protein — translation MKIALGIKGNSVNKAHFGISEKYRIYELENGMLNFFEERINDNFTQHKHSEVEDIMKFLSDCNVWVAKSMGKKSKEVIMNLGYTPLIINSDSIQEAEKEIVKALDHH, via the coding sequence ATGAAGATAGCATTAGGCATAAAAGGAAACAGTGTAAACAAAGCACATTTTGGAATATCTGAGAAATATAGGATATACGAATTAGAGAATGGCATGCTGAATTTTTTTGAGGAAAGAATTAACGATAACTTTACTCAGCACAAACATTCGGAAGTTGAAGATATAATGAAATTCCTTTCTGATTGCAATGTTTGGGTAGCAAAGTCCATGGGGAAAAAGTCCAAAGAAGTAATCATGAATTTAGGATATACTCCCCTTATAATTAACTCTGACTCAATACAAGAAGCCGAAAAGGAAATTGTGAAAGCATTAGACCACCATTGA
- a CDS encoding damage-control phosphatase ARMT1 family protein, producing the protein MKIEYDCIPCIYRQVLEASRMAVGENRKIIRDILNEYARMIPDITDDDSAPEIVTRIQNYIKQKTGKDDIYLEFKEKNIKAAQQYYPTIEKLVKSSEDPLLSALIMSAVGNSIDAGVSLNVDIEDNVKRAIENGFSHSDYPFFKEQLSNANSILIIADNAGEAVFDKLLIQELLKYKVTLTYAVRDKPILNDVTRKEAKNIGIDRYCSLISSGCDTPGIVLKNSSKEFLQIFSNADIIISKGQGNLEGLLDESRPIFYLLKIKCDVIAKRLNGGLKTGNFVFKYY; encoded by the coding sequence TTGAAAATCGAGTATGATTGTATTCCATGTATATATAGACAAGTTCTTGAGGCAAGTAGAATGGCAGTCGGTGAGAACAGAAAAATTATTAGAGATATTTTGAATGAATATGCTCGAATGATCCCAGATATCACCGATGATGATTCTGCTCCTGAAATAGTTACTAGAATTCAAAATTATATAAAACAAAAAACAGGAAAGGACGATATATATTTAGAATTCAAAGAAAAAAATATAAAAGCTGCTCAACAATACTATCCAACTATAGAAAAGTTAGTTAAAAGTTCAGAAGATCCATTATTATCGGCTTTGATAATGTCAGCAGTTGGAAATTCTATAGATGCGGGGGTTAGCTTAAACGTTGATATAGAGGATAACGTCAAAAGAGCCATTGAAAACGGGTTTTCACATAGTGATTACCCTTTTTTTAAAGAACAATTATCTAATGCCAACAGTATACTAATTATAGCCGATAATGCCGGTGAAGCTGTTTTTGACAAGTTACTCATTCAAGAGTTATTAAAGTATAAGGTGACCCTTACTTATGCAGTCAGAGACAAGCCCATTTTAAACGATGTCACTAGGAAAGAAGCAAAGAATATAGGAATTGATAGATACTGTTCTTTAATTTCAAGTGGATGCGATACCCCTGGAATAGTATTAAAAAACTCAAGTAAAGAGTTCCTACAAATATTTTCAAATGCAGATATTATAATCAGTAAAGGTCAAGGAAATTTAGAAGGATTATTGGATGAAAGTAGACCTATTTTCTATTTGTTAAAAATCAAATGTGATGTTATTGCAAAGAGGTTAAACGGTGGTCTAAAAACAGGCAATTTTGTCTTCAAATATTACTAA
- a CDS encoding ERCC4 domain-containing protein, with product MGSFLWVLESTEKYRFPYRVTIRKGEKIILSLFVQDKWPGAGKHIFCMRDTEKPSSNYQEIERVPIISINRYGKRLSVVLDRKQNKRCDFLFLKKKYKNKEGEYEQIFWRTEQGLKEHRPKVKLTAKGNHHLHILIDINERYPWKFANCNVERAQLKAGDYALLSESGIIAVAERKTFTNFIGDIGNLPLLHMKLGELAKYKHSSFVVEANYSDFLNPCKLKVYTPSYLSKVLAEIFAYHPGFQIIFAGNRKLANEWTLRFFQAVMSHEKDNIPTIVSEVASKYETKKDFTGGMYYDIRREILEATEDTFTINELRKKFPLTSDTKIRKVLSDLREEGYIENFGKGKKSVWKKT from the coding sequence ATGGGTTCTTTTTTATGGGTTCTTGAATCAACAGAAAAATACAGATTTCCTTACAGGGTAACTATCAGAAAAGGAGAAAAAATAATATTATCACTATTCGTCCAGGACAAATGGCCAGGTGCTGGTAAGCATATCTTTTGCATGAGAGACACAGAAAAACCATCGAGTAATTACCAAGAGATTGAAAGAGTTCCTATTATATCAATAAATCGCTACGGAAAAAGGTTGTCTGTAGTTCTTGACAGAAAACAAAACAAAAGATGCGACTTTCTCTTTTTAAAAAAGAAGTATAAAAATAAAGAAGGAGAATACGAACAGATATTTTGGAGAACGGAACAAGGACTAAAAGAACATCGCCCTAAAGTTAAATTAACAGCAAAAGGGAATCATCATCTTCATATATTGATCGACATAAATGAAAGATATCCATGGAAATTTGCCAATTGTAACGTTGAAAGAGCGCAGCTCAAAGCCGGCGATTATGCCTTGCTAAGTGAAAGCGGCATAATAGCGGTTGCTGAAAGAAAAACCTTTACCAATTTTATTGGAGACATTGGGAATTTGCCTCTTCTACACATGAAGCTTGGTGAATTAGCTAAATACAAACATTCTTCTTTCGTTGTTGAAGCAAATTACTCCGATTTTTTGAATCCATGTAAGCTGAAGGTGTACACACCATCCTATTTGTCTAAAGTTTTAGCTGAGATTTTTGCTTATCATCCTGGGTTTCAAATAATATTTGCTGGAAACAGGAAATTAGCAAATGAATGGACTTTACGGTTCTTTCAAGCGGTCATGTCACATGAAAAGGATAACATCCCAACTATTGTTTCAGAAGTGGCATCTAAATATGAAACTAAAAAAGATTTTACAGGGGGTATGTACTACGATATAAGAAGAGAAATACTTGAAGCTACTGAGGATACTTTCACTATAAATGAACTTAGGAAAAAATTCCCATTAACTTCTGATACTAAGATCAGAAAAGTGTTGAGCGATCTCAGAGAAGAAGGTTATATAGAAAATTTTGGCAAAGGCAAAAAAAGTGTGTGGAAAAAAACTTAG
- a CDS encoding DegV family protein produces MHKIAQIVDAASNLPIEILEKYNIVKIPFYITFDGKEYLIQGKDISDEEFYKKMAENLDKAPKTAAPNPEDWFNAFKEKYDKGFKEIIATTISSELSASYQNAYIAKNDFIDKYQDSKITLIDTRTCTCGQAALEVKIAQMIKSGEKSFEEISKIAKESIKKTSTIFTVKTLKYMKAGGRIGGATQFVGTLLNIKPIMEFVNGVVKPIKAVRSRRKSLEEMVNIISDRIKDPKKVIISTRNAMCEEDEEYMIEKLKEKLNYEGEIYSSTLGAVIGAHSGPGAIGIGFTELEEE; encoded by the coding sequence ATGCATAAAATAGCACAGATAGTTGATGCTGCAAGTAATTTACCCATAGAAATTCTTGAAAAATATAATATCGTCAAAATTCCTTTTTACATAACCTTTGATGGGAAAGAGTATCTTATTCAAGGTAAAGATATCTCTGATGAAGAATTTTACAAGAAAATGGCTGAAAATCTAGACAAAGCCCCAAAAACTGCTGCACCAAATCCAGAAGATTGGTTCAACGCTTTTAAAGAAAAATATGATAAAGGTTTCAAAGAGATAATAGCTACAACAATATCAAGTGAGTTATCTGCAAGTTATCAAAATGCTTACATAGCAAAAAATGACTTCATTGATAAATACCAAGACTCAAAAATAACCTTAATAGACACAAGAACCTGTACATGTGGACAGGCTGCTTTGGAGGTAAAAATCGCGCAAATGATCAAAAGTGGAGAAAAATCTTTTGAAGAAATCTCCAAAATAGCCAAAGAATCTATCAAAAAAACTAGTACAATATTCACTGTGAAAACCTTAAAATACATGAAAGCCGGTGGAAGAATAGGTGGTGCTACCCAGTTCGTCGGCACTCTATTAAATATAAAACCGATAATGGAATTTGTGAATGGAGTAGTAAAACCAATAAAAGCAGTTAGATCAAGAAGAAAATCATTAGAAGAAATGGTCAACATAATTTCAGATAGAATAAAAGATCCTAAAAAGGTAATTATCTCCACAAGGAACGCCATGTGTGAAGAAGACGAAGAATACATGATAGAAAAACTCAAAGAAAAGCTAAACTATGAAGGTGAAATATACTCAAGTACTTTGGGAGCAGTAATTGGAGCTCATTCTGGGCCTGGGGCAATAGGAATAGGCTTCACAGAATTAGAAGAAGAATAA
- a CDS encoding LysO family transporter: protein MMVGILIAFLFGLFLGLKGWLKWLKKIKPVLWSTVLLLFFMGYEIGNDDTLFFQIKEIGFTALYIAVFSIIGSILFTSIYEKFFKKEKTK, encoded by the coding sequence ATGATGGTTGGAATACTTATAGCTTTTTTATTTGGTCTTTTCTTAGGATTAAAAGGATGGCTAAAATGGTTGAAAAAAATTAAACCTGTCTTATGGTCAACAGTTTTGTTGCTCTTTTTCATGGGTTATGAAATTGGCAACGATGATACTTTGTTTTTTCAAATTAAAGAAATTGGATTCACAGCTTTATACATAGCAGTGTTTTCCATTATTGGAAGCATTCTTTTCACTTCTATTTATGAAAAGTTTTTTAAAAAGGAGAAAACTAAATGA
- a CDS encoding lysine exporter LysO family protein, translating into MILLLSAVIAGIISGIYFNINIPNNLTTILLMFLVFSVGVDIGSEEKILSKLKVNMKNILFQSILTILGSLIFGSLAIFFTDLNLQESLGASAGFGWYSLSGVMISNLYSPVLGAISFTANVIREILAIVLIPLVAKWSPLGAASIGGATSMDTMLGVIAKSTDKETTLIAFGQGVILSLSVPILITMIF; encoded by the coding sequence ATGATATTGCTATTATCTGCAGTTATTGCCGGAATAATATCCGGTATCTATTTTAACATTAATATCCCGAACAATTTAACTACTATTTTACTAATGTTTTTAGTTTTTAGCGTTGGGGTTGACATAGGAAGTGAAGAAAAGATACTCTCAAAATTAAAAGTCAACATGAAAAATATACTTTTTCAATCAATTTTAACTATATTAGGAAGTCTTATTTTTGGCTCTTTGGCAATATTCTTTACAGACTTGAATTTACAAGAATCACTAGGCGCTTCTGCAGGATTCGGTTGGTATTCTCTTTCAGGGGTTATGATCAGCAATCTTTACTCTCCTGTTCTAGGAGCCATTTCTTTCACTGCAAATGTAATTAGAGAAATTTTAGCAATAGTTCTAATTCCTTTAGTTGCTAAATGGTCTCCTCTAGGAGCAGCATCAATTGGAGGAGCCACTTCAATGGACACAATGCTTGGAGTAATAGCAAAAAGCACCGATAAAGAAACTACTCTAATAGCCTTTGGACAAGGAGTAATACTTTCTCTTTCCGTTCCAATTCTCATAACAATGATCTTTTAG
- a CDS encoding type II TA system antitoxin MqsA family protein: MYELKKPKEKLFCEQCGKLVRYKTTKKKENYNVKNYPIEVERTVAICEECGAELLEPYYENENLKAAYRKYAELNNLVLPEEIKEIRSKYNVSQTLFALILGLGEATIQRYEMGSLPTKVNSDLIKRVSEPVEFYKILKSNKDNIPDIEYKRILGNIQRILKEFENKLEIQELEKILYIKHPEIDIEKMKGLIAGLFYYSKKYYHKDFLYKTVFFKLLWLVEKESKKVLGRQIANLKFIHYNYGPIPKGAKNEEGVLLDYLIKTNLIKMNIDFSKKFLQETYKIGLVDQAPLRNLTNEERKIVEKIVKNYGGLSARKLVEVSHNDVAYKSSNYDEEIVI; this comes from the coding sequence ATGTATGAATTGAAAAAACCAAAAGAAAAGTTGTTTTGTGAGCAATGTGGAAAATTGGTGAGGTATAAAACAACAAAAAAGAAAGAGAATTATAACGTTAAGAATTACCCTATTGAAGTCGAACGGACTGTTGCTATATGTGAAGAATGTGGGGCTGAGTTACTTGAACCATACTATGAGAATGAGAATTTAAAAGCAGCATACAGAAAATATGCTGAATTGAATAATTTGGTGTTACCGGAAGAGATCAAGGAAATTAGAAGTAAGTATAATGTCTCTCAAACATTATTTGCTTTGATTTTAGGTTTAGGAGAAGCTACTATACAACGTTATGAGATGGGTTCGTTACCAACTAAAGTTAATAGCGATTTGATTAAGAGAGTTTCCGAACCAGTTGAATTTTACAAAATTTTAAAAAGTAATAAAGATAATATTCCCGATATCGAGTATAAGAGGATCTTAGGAAACATTCAAAGAATTCTTAAAGAATTTGAAAATAAACTCGAAATTCAAGAATTGGAAAAAATTCTGTATATTAAACATCCTGAAATAGATATTGAAAAAATGAAAGGTTTAATAGCTGGTTTATTTTATTATTCAAAAAAATATTATCATAAGGATTTTTTATACAAAACCGTCTTTTTTAAATTGCTATGGTTAGTTGAAAAAGAATCCAAAAAAGTTCTTGGCAGGCAAATTGCTAATTTGAAATTTATTCATTATAATTATGGCCCAATTCCTAAAGGAGCAAAAAATGAAGAGGGCGTTCTTTTAGATTATTTGATAAAGACGAATTTAATAAAAATGAATATCGATTTTTCTAAAAAGTTTTTGCAAGAGACGTATAAGATTGGTTTGGTAGATCAAGCTCCTTTAAGGAATTTAACGAATGAAGAAAGAAAGATTGTAGAAAAAATTGTTAAAAATTATGGAGGATTGAGCGCTAGAAAATTAGTTGAAGTATCACATAATGACGTGGCTTATAAAAGTTCAAATTATGATGAAGAGATAGTGATTTAG
- a CDS encoding Rpn family recombination-promoting nuclease/putative transposase — protein sequence MNELVHNPHDRFFKWIFSDKKIARDFLQNYLPQEAVEIVDLDYLTPENNSHVDEKLKESLSDMLYKTKINGQDGYIYILMEHKSYIEGKVIFQLLRYITSIWEEKYDPKTKKVPIIIPIVIYHGREIWNVETNLSNMVQGIEDLPDELKTYLPTYRYEICDFSIKRKKRIIGLTATKVAIEAMRAGTAMTKEEFKERLARVFEYIKQLPEEQVHEWFEGCMIYLLNVREDVTIEEILKVQKEIMPGRGEIVMTIAEKLRNEGKLEGKLEGKVEGKLEERKEFEIRLLSKRFGNQLTKELKEKIRKADEKTIDYIGDNLLEITIEDLKEILK from the coding sequence ATGAACGAATTAGTGCACAATCCTCACGATCGATTCTTCAAATGGATTTTCAGTGATAAAAAGATAGCTCGAGACTTCTTACAAAATTATCTACCTCAAGAAGCTGTAGAAATAGTAGACTTAGATTATTTAACCCCTGAAAACAACAGTCATGTAGATGAAAAACTTAAAGAAAGCCTCTCGGATATGTTGTACAAAACAAAGATAAATGGACAAGACGGATACATATACATTCTGATGGAACATAAAAGCTACATTGAAGGTAAAGTAATCTTTCAACTGTTGAGATACATTACGAGCATATGGGAAGAAAAATACGATCCCAAAACAAAAAAGGTACCGATAATAATACCGATAGTAATATACCATGGAAGAGAAATCTGGAACGTAGAAACGAACTTATCAAATATGGTACAAGGGATAGAAGATTTACCAGATGAACTAAAAACATACTTACCGACATACCGATATGAAATATGTGATTTCTCGATCAAAAGGAAAAAAAGGATAATAGGATTAACAGCGACAAAAGTTGCAATAGAAGCAATGAGAGCAGGAACGGCAATGACCAAAGAAGAATTTAAAGAAAGATTAGCAAGGGTATTTGAATACATAAAACAACTACCAGAAGAACAGGTACATGAATGGTTTGAAGGATGCATGATCTACTTATTAAACGTAAGGGAAGATGTAACGATAGAGGAGATATTAAAGGTACAAAAAGAAATAATGCCTGGAAGGGGTGAAATAGTTATGACGATAGCTGAAAAGTTGAGAAACGAAGGTAAATTAGAAGGTAAATTGGAAGGTAAAGTTGAAGGAAAACTTGAAGAAAGAAAAGAATTTGAAATTAGATTACTAAGCAAAAGATTCGGTAACCAATTAACCAAAGAGTTAAAAGAGAAAATAAGAAAAGCAGATGAAAAAACGATTGATTACATAGGAGACAATTTGTTAGAAATAACCATAGAAGACCTAAAAGAAATATTGAAATAA
- a CDS encoding type II toxin-antitoxin system HicA family toxin, giving the protein MLKLPNLSPQQVIKILEKQGFTLDRVRESHHVYYNEISKKRVIVPPTLFI; this is encoded by the coding sequence ATGTTGAAATTACCAAACCTTTCCCCTCAGCAAGTTATCAAAATTCTTGAAAAGCAAGGTTTTACATTAGATAGAGTTAGAGAAAGTCACCATGTTTATTATAATGAAATTTCAAAGAAAAGAGTCATTGTTCCTCCAACACTTTTTATTTGA